The Oryza glaberrima chromosome 9, OglaRS2, whole genome shotgun sequence genome includes a window with the following:
- the LOC127784009 gene encoding disease resistance protein RGA5-like isoform X2 produces the protein MDSATGAMGSLLLKLSELAMDEYNLQKGVKKNVEALRRELESMQVALRKVGDVPYDQLGEEVNLWARDVRELSYDAEDVVDSFMVRVDDQGSKGMVKKVAGRFGKAKARHDIADEIKDIMERAREVAARRDRNKAELVGIDEACDDLIKALTMEAEGLSNQQLKVISIAGPGGLGKTTLAREVWDRLKPKFECTAFVAVSSTSNIEKVFKDMLLELDKTKYKDIHNLVRDEKQLIDELRDFLNNKRYFIVIDDIWDIPSWTAIRCALVENNAGSRIIATTRDFSIAEQIGISHGLKALTPESSKKLFYGKIFGSEDKCPMDFVEVSEKILNKCGNVPLAIVTIASVLAAANTMRNPTNEWNKVYTSIGSGLGNNHDVKNMRKILSLSYYSLPSHLRTCFLYISIFPEDYKIERSRLVRMWIDEGFIEPEKDGDNLFELGYSYFYELINRSLIRPLDYDSCVINSCSVHDMILDLVRSLSTKENFVTVLGDILQQTSPASKAHRLSLQNSKLELTTTQTNLKMSKVRSISIFSGSGISLLPSLSSFQVLRVLDLENCDLKEGCHLDLKHVCNLFHLRYLRLYECNYDRELPKEIEKLKFLQTLIVTSDVRLPSTIVELRRLMFLQVTEDTILPEGMGNLTSLEVLSSIDIGKSPNFGKELRNLTKLRELELWWDEMDKSLEEVWIESLCNLHEIQNLRIFAVGDSSLDFLGERWMPSGRLWRFVTGVSCLFTIVPVWIRKNPSLLTNLTDLNISLQQLRQEDLKALGRLPTLLSLDLDADKSECLLTCAGEFCCLILFNLRIKDSLQLTFQLGALPRVETVCLGYFSVQDTRDGGNVDFVVGLENLLSLEFAYVDLRRTTGTIDSDMESAKSALRHAAQLHPNHPTLEIMESS, from the exons ATGGATTCCGCGACGGGGGCCATGGGCAGCTTGCTGCTGAAGCTGAGCGAGCTGGCCATGGATGAGTACAACCTGCAGAAGGGCGTCAAGAAGAACGTCGAGGCTCTCCGGAGAGAGCTGGAGAGCATGCAGGTCGCCCTCCGGAAGGTCGGCGACGTGCCCTATGACCAGCTCGGTGAGGAGGTCAATCTCTGGGCGCGCGATGTCAGGGAGCTCTCCTACGACGCCGAGGACGTCGTCGACAGCTTCATGGTGCGCGTCGACGACCAGGGCTCCAAAGGGATGGTGAAGAAGGTGGCCGGCAGATTCGGGAAGGCCAAGGCGCGCCATGACATCGCCGACGAGATCAAGGACATCATGGAACGTGCCCGGGAGGTCGCTGCTCGCCGCGACAG GAACAAGGCGGAGCTGGTTGGCATCGACGAGGCATGTGACGACCTGATCAAGGCATTGACGATGGAGGCAGAAGGTTTGTCCAATCAACAGCTCAAGGTCATCTCTATTGCTGGACCAGGTGGTCTGGGAAAGACAACTCTTGCTAGAGAGGTGTGGGACAGGCTTAAACCGAAATTCGAATGCACGGCATTTGTCGCTGTTTCCAGTACTTCTAACATCGAGAAAGTTTTCAAGGACATGCTGCTTGAGCTTGACAAGACAAAGTACAAAGACATCCATAACCTAGTCAGGGATGAGAAGCAGCTCATTGACGAGCTCAGAGATTTTCTTAACAACAAGAG GTACTTTATTGTGATTGATGACATATGGGATATACCATCATGGACTGCAATCAGATGTGCTTTGGTGGAAAACAATGCTGGGAGCAGAATAATTGCAACTACCCGTGACTTTTCTATTGCTGAACAGATTGGTATTTCTCACGGACTGAAAGCCCTTACTCCAGAGAGCTCTAAAAAACTATTCTATGGAAAAATATTTGGCTCTGAAGATAAATGTCCGATGGACTTTGTTGAAGTATCTGAAAAGATATTGAACAAATGTGGTAATGTACCATTAGCTATCGTTACCATAGCAAGTGTGTTAGCTGCTGCTAATACAATGAGAAATCCGACAAATGAGTGGAACAAGGTATATACTTCAATTGGTTCTGGACTTGGAAACAATCATGATGTGAAGAACATGAGAAAGATATTGTCACTTAGCTATTACAGTTTACCTTCCCATCTAAGGACTTGCTttctatatataagtatatttccAGAAGATTATAAAATTGAGAGATCTCGATTAGTAAGGATGTGGATAGATGAAGGTTTCATCGAGCCTGAAAAAGACGGAGACAACTTGTTTGAACTTGGATATAGTTACTTTTATGAGCTTATAAATCGAAGCCTCATCCGACCATTAGATTATGACAGCTGCGTGATAAATTCCTGTTCTGTGCATGATATGATTCTTGATCTTGTCCGTTCCTTATCAACTAAAGAGAACTTTGTTACTGTATTGGGTGACATTTTGCAACAGACATCTCCAGCAAGCAAGGCTCATAGGCTATCTCTCCAAAATAGCAAGTTAGAACTCACCACAACTCAGACCAACCTGAAGATGTCAAAAGTGAGGTCGATTTCTATCTTCAGCGGTTCTGGTATTAGTTTGTTACCATCTCTTTCAAGCTTCCAAGTTTTACGTGTGCTGGATCTAGAAAATTGTGATCTTAAAGAAGGTTGCCATCTTGATCTTAAGCATGTTTGTAACTTATTTCACCTAAGATACTTAAGACTCTATGAGTGTAACTATGACCGTGAGCTCCCCAAGGAGATAGAGAAGCTGAAGTTTTTGCAGACATTGATTGTAACAAGTGATGTAAGACTGCCATCAACAATTGTTGAGCTCAGAAGATTGATGTTCCTACAGGTTACTGAAGATACAATACTACCTGAGGGGATGGGTAATCTAACATCGCTGGAGGTATTGTCATCGATTGACATTGGCAAGTCCCCAAACTTTGGTAAAGAGCTGCGAAATCTTACGAAACTTAGGGAGCTTGAGCTTTGGTGGGATGAAATGGACAAGTCCTTGGAGGAGGTGTGGATAGAGTCACTGTGCAACCTACACGAAATCCAAAATCTGAGGATTTTTGCTGTTGGCGATTCCTCCCTGGATTTCCTGGGGGAACGCTGGATGCCCTCTGGACGTCTCTGGAGATTTGTTACGGGAGTCTCATGTCTTTTCACCATTGTACCAGTTTGGATAAGGAAGAACCCCTCCCTCCTCACCAATCTCACCGATCTGAACATCAGCCTACAGCAGCTTCGGCAGGAGGATCTGAAAGCCCTTGGAAGGTTGccaactcttctctctctcgacctGGACGCTGATAAAAGTGAGTGCTTGCTCACCTGTGCAGGAGAGTTCTGCTGCCTGATATTGTTCAATCTACGTATTAAGGACTCACTTCAGCTCACGTTCCAGCTGGGAGCACTGCCCAGGGTCGAAACTGTTTGCTTAGGTTATTTCAGTGTGCAAGATACAAGAGATGGTGGAAATGTTGATTTTGTCGTCGGTTTGGAGAATCTGCTCTCCCTTGAGTTTGCTTATGTCGATCTTCGGCGGACCACCGGTACTATAGATAGCGACATGGAGAGTGCGAAGTCTGCGTTGAGGCACGCAGCACAGCTCCATCCCAACCATCCCACCCTTGAAATTATGGAATCGAGTTGA
- the LOC127784009 gene encoding disease resistance protein RGA5-like isoform X1, with product MDSATGAMGSLLLKLSELAMDEYNLQKGVKKNVEALRRELESMQVALRKVGDVPYDQLGEEVNLWARDVRELSYDAEDVVDSFMVRVDDQGSKGMVKKVAGRFGKAKARHDIADEIKDIMERAREVAARRDRYKVDETVARFNNGVTHPAAAASDPRLYGLYRNKAELVGIDEACDDLIKALTMEAEGLSNQQLKVISIAGPGGLGKTTLAREVWDRLKPKFECTAFVAVSSTSNIEKVFKDMLLELDKTKYKDIHNLVRDEKQLIDELRDFLNNKRYFIVIDDIWDIPSWTAIRCALVENNAGSRIIATTRDFSIAEQIGISHGLKALTPESSKKLFYGKIFGSEDKCPMDFVEVSEKILNKCGNVPLAIVTIASVLAAANTMRNPTNEWNKVYTSIGSGLGNNHDVKNMRKILSLSYYSLPSHLRTCFLYISIFPEDYKIERSRLVRMWIDEGFIEPEKDGDNLFELGYSYFYELINRSLIRPLDYDSCVINSCSVHDMILDLVRSLSTKENFVTVLGDILQQTSPASKAHRLSLQNSKLELTTTQTNLKMSKVRSISIFSGSGISLLPSLSSFQVLRVLDLENCDLKEGCHLDLKHVCNLFHLRYLRLYECNYDRELPKEIEKLKFLQTLIVTSDVRLPSTIVELRRLMFLQVTEDTILPEGMGNLTSLEVLSSIDIGKSPNFGKELRNLTKLRELELWWDEMDKSLEEVWIESLCNLHEIQNLRIFAVGDSSLDFLGERWMPSGRLWRFVTGVSCLFTIVPVWIRKNPSLLTNLTDLNISLQQLRQEDLKALGRLPTLLSLDLDADKSECLLTCAGEFCCLILFNLRIKDSLQLTFQLGALPRVETVCLGYFSVQDTRDGGNVDFVVGLENLLSLEFAYVDLRRTTGTIDSDMESAKSALRHAAQLHPNHPTLEIMESS from the exons ATGGATTCCGCGACGGGGGCCATGGGCAGCTTGCTGCTGAAGCTGAGCGAGCTGGCCATGGATGAGTACAACCTGCAGAAGGGCGTCAAGAAGAACGTCGAGGCTCTCCGGAGAGAGCTGGAGAGCATGCAGGTCGCCCTCCGGAAGGTCGGCGACGTGCCCTATGACCAGCTCGGTGAGGAGGTCAATCTCTGGGCGCGCGATGTCAGGGAGCTCTCCTACGACGCCGAGGACGTCGTCGACAGCTTCATGGTGCGCGTCGACGACCAGGGCTCCAAAGGGATGGTGAAGAAGGTGGCCGGCAGATTCGGGAAGGCCAAGGCGCGCCATGACATCGCCGACGAGATCAAGGACATCATGGAACGTGCCCGGGAGGTCGCTGCTCGCCGCGACAGGTACAAGGTCGACGAAACTGTCGCCCGGTTCAACAACGGTGTCACCCaccccgcagccgccgccagtGATCCACGCCTATATGGCCTGTACAGGAACAAGGCGGAGCTGGTTGGCATCGACGAGGCATGTGACGACCTGATCAAGGCATTGACGATGGAGGCAGAAGGTTTGTCCAATCAACAGCTCAAGGTCATCTCTATTGCTGGACCAGGTGGTCTGGGAAAGACAACTCTTGCTAGAGAGGTGTGGGACAGGCTTAAACCGAAATTCGAATGCACGGCATTTGTCGCTGTTTCCAGTACTTCTAACATCGAGAAAGTTTTCAAGGACATGCTGCTTGAGCTTGACAAGACAAAGTACAAAGACATCCATAACCTAGTCAGGGATGAGAAGCAGCTCATTGACGAGCTCAGAGATTTTCTTAACAACAAGAG GTACTTTATTGTGATTGATGACATATGGGATATACCATCATGGACTGCAATCAGATGTGCTTTGGTGGAAAACAATGCTGGGAGCAGAATAATTGCAACTACCCGTGACTTTTCTATTGCTGAACAGATTGGTATTTCTCACGGACTGAAAGCCCTTACTCCAGAGAGCTCTAAAAAACTATTCTATGGAAAAATATTTGGCTCTGAAGATAAATGTCCGATGGACTTTGTTGAAGTATCTGAAAAGATATTGAACAAATGTGGTAATGTACCATTAGCTATCGTTACCATAGCAAGTGTGTTAGCTGCTGCTAATACAATGAGAAATCCGACAAATGAGTGGAACAAGGTATATACTTCAATTGGTTCTGGACTTGGAAACAATCATGATGTGAAGAACATGAGAAAGATATTGTCACTTAGCTATTACAGTTTACCTTCCCATCTAAGGACTTGCTttctatatataagtatatttccAGAAGATTATAAAATTGAGAGATCTCGATTAGTAAGGATGTGGATAGATGAAGGTTTCATCGAGCCTGAAAAAGACGGAGACAACTTGTTTGAACTTGGATATAGTTACTTTTATGAGCTTATAAATCGAAGCCTCATCCGACCATTAGATTATGACAGCTGCGTGATAAATTCCTGTTCTGTGCATGATATGATTCTTGATCTTGTCCGTTCCTTATCAACTAAAGAGAACTTTGTTACTGTATTGGGTGACATTTTGCAACAGACATCTCCAGCAAGCAAGGCTCATAGGCTATCTCTCCAAAATAGCAAGTTAGAACTCACCACAACTCAGACCAACCTGAAGATGTCAAAAGTGAGGTCGATTTCTATCTTCAGCGGTTCTGGTATTAGTTTGTTACCATCTCTTTCAAGCTTCCAAGTTTTACGTGTGCTGGATCTAGAAAATTGTGATCTTAAAGAAGGTTGCCATCTTGATCTTAAGCATGTTTGTAACTTATTTCACCTAAGATACTTAAGACTCTATGAGTGTAACTATGACCGTGAGCTCCCCAAGGAGATAGAGAAGCTGAAGTTTTTGCAGACATTGATTGTAACAAGTGATGTAAGACTGCCATCAACAATTGTTGAGCTCAGAAGATTGATGTTCCTACAGGTTACTGAAGATACAATACTACCTGAGGGGATGGGTAATCTAACATCGCTGGAGGTATTGTCATCGATTGACATTGGCAAGTCCCCAAACTTTGGTAAAGAGCTGCGAAATCTTACGAAACTTAGGGAGCTTGAGCTTTGGTGGGATGAAATGGACAAGTCCTTGGAGGAGGTGTGGATAGAGTCACTGTGCAACCTACACGAAATCCAAAATCTGAGGATTTTTGCTGTTGGCGATTCCTCCCTGGATTTCCTGGGGGAACGCTGGATGCCCTCTGGACGTCTCTGGAGATTTGTTACGGGAGTCTCATGTCTTTTCACCATTGTACCAGTTTGGATAAGGAAGAACCCCTCCCTCCTCACCAATCTCACCGATCTGAACATCAGCCTACAGCAGCTTCGGCAGGAGGATCTGAAAGCCCTTGGAAGGTTGccaactcttctctctctcgacctGGACGCTGATAAAAGTGAGTGCTTGCTCACCTGTGCAGGAGAGTTCTGCTGCCTGATATTGTTCAATCTACGTATTAAGGACTCACTTCAGCTCACGTTCCAGCTGGGAGCACTGCCCAGGGTCGAAACTGTTTGCTTAGGTTATTTCAGTGTGCAAGATACAAGAGATGGTGGAAATGTTGATTTTGTCGTCGGTTTGGAGAATCTGCTCTCCCTTGAGTTTGCTTATGTCGATCTTCGGCGGACCACCGGTACTATAGATAGCGACATGGAGAGTGCGAAGTCTGCGTTGAGGCACGCAGCACAGCTCCATCCCAACCATCCCACCCTTGAAATTATGGAATCGAGTTGA